The following is a genomic window from Nocardioides thalensis.
CGGGATCGAGGGTTAGAGGTGTGAGGAGCCGGCGTTGGGGAACCTCCCCGGCGCCCCTTCCCCGACCCAGAGGAGCACGCCGTGCCTGCCGGTGACGTCGAGACCGTGTTCGTCGATGGCCAGTGGACCAACCAGATCGAGGGCGAGGGGCTCAGCCACCTCGTGTTCGACACCCAGGAGGAGGCCGCCGCGGAAGGTCGTCGGCTGGCGAAGCACGCGGAGGTCGGGCACGTCGTGAAGAACCCGGACGGCACCGTGGTCGAGCGCAGCTCGTACCGCAGCGATGCTCACGACGTCGCGGGTTGACGAGGTGT
Proteins encoded in this region:
- a CDS encoding DUF2188 domain-containing protein, with the translated sequence MPAGDVETVFVDGQWTNQIEGEGLSHLVFDTQEEAAAEGRRLAKHAEVGHVVKNPDGTVVERSSYRSDAHDVAG